The genomic stretch TCCATTGCTCCATTTACTGAAGGGTTTAATAAGTTCACCTGAGCAGATTGTTTTGTTGTTGCAAACAATGCTGCAATCTGATCTAAACCTGAAGCTTTCGCTCCTGCAATTTTATCAGAAATTTGTTTTGCCGCCAATTTATTTTTAACAATCACTTCAATCTGATCTCTTACAGATTCTGGGTCAGCAAGACCCGCTTCTTGTTTTCCGTTCAGATATACAACAATTTTATCCCCTGTTCCATCTACGTTAAATAGCTCAGTATCCCCTTTAGATCTTTTCTTATCAAAAGCCCAAGTTAGGATATCACTATCTTTTTCAGTACCTAATCCCTGAAGCTGTCCTTCGAATCTCTTCGCAGCCTTTGGATTAGTGAACTGGTAGTTACCTTTCTTAGCAATGTTTACGAAATCGTTGAAAGATTTCCCTTGAACCTGTTGAATGAATTTTCTAGAGTTTTTATCTGTTTCAGCTTCTGTAGCATCTGAAGGCTTAATCTCTTTTACAAGATTAGCCACTTTATAGCCCATTGATCCAGATTTTTTATCTTCGATATTAATGATGTGGTAACCAAACTGAGTTTCTACTACCCCTGTTGCTCCTTTAGGATTGTTTGCCAAATAAGTAAGGAACTCAGGAACAAAAGGTGTTTCCGGAGTTGTCCAACCAAGACTACCTCCTTGGGCAGCAGAATTTGGATCATTTGAAAGCTTCAGGAATTCTGTAAATTTAGCAGGTGTTGCTTTTACAATAGCTCCGATAGAGTCTGCTAATTTCTTAGCCTGCTCTTTAGATCTTGTTACTCCTTCTCCTGCAGGACTTCCTTTGAAAGCGATCAGGATATGTCTTGATAATGTAGAATCTGAAGTCTTTTTACCTACAAGTTTAGAAACTACATAGAAGTTCTGTTCTTTATACGGACCAAAAGTCTGTCCTATAGCAGCTGTTGCGATCTGACCTTGTATCGTTGCAGGCAATTGTGTAGGCTTTACATACTGAGGATTGAAAGGTGAGTCTGAATTTGCCATAACAAACATAGAATCATTCTTTGTATTCTGGAAATTTTCAGCACCTCCACTAGCATCTGTACCTCCTGAATATAGTTTTGTGATTTCCTTTAAAGCTGCCGCATCATCCGCTGCACTTGGCTTGGAAGGGAAATACACGATACCCAAGTTTCTGCTAGGCTCAGCTTTGAACATTACCGGGTGCTGCTTGATGTAGTTAGCAAGATCTTCTGTAGTAACATTGATCTTTGTTTTTTGAAGATAAGCTGCGTAGTCTACCTTTACAAAGTCGATGTCAGCAAGCTGATCTCTTTCTTTCATCAATTCTTCAGCTTCTTTCTTACCCGTAGTAATTCCTGCTGAAATATTGGTAAACACTTGTCTTGCCATCAGTCTGTACTCAATTGATTTTCTGGTTTTCAACCATTGAGCATATCCCTGAGGGTTAGTGTTTTGTAATGTTTCAATTTCTTTTTTAAGCTCTTGAGTTTTAAAATTCCCTTTCTCATCAAAGAACTGCTGATTTTGAGCGAACATCTGATCGTACTGGATTTGATTCCAGAAATAATCATCAGTCATTTCAAAGCCCAATTTCTCAAACTGCTGCTTGATAAGCTTAGATTGAACAAGTAACTGCCAAGCCTGTTCCTCAAGACCGTTTTTTGGACGACCTTGTTGTTCAGCCTGTTGCTGCAGCACGAAAAGCTGATCATTGAACTCTTCGCGGGTGATTTTCTCACCATTTACTTTTCCTAAAACGTCAGGATTCTTACCAAAAACCTTGTCGATACTGTCTGGGTTTACCAAGAACGCCAAAAGCGCTAAGGCTATTACTCCCATTAAAAGCCAAGGCTTACTCCTAATCTGTCCTAAAATTGCCATTTTATAAATTATAGTTTTTTATCAGTTTGCGAAAATACACATTTTTAAGAAATTAGAGAAGCAGAAGTTCTTTATTTTAATTTTAAATCCTAAAGATTATCTAAAAAAGGAAATTTTGACCATATTTTTTAGTAAAAAACAAATGGCATAAGTATTGTGCAATCTAATGTATTATAATATACCACACGTTTTCAGGCTTTATTATAAAAAAATCCATTTAACGATTAAAAACGAAAATGACAATTTGTCATTCGATCCATTATGACAGAATTTGAAGATATAAGTTTAGAAGAAATGATCAGCGACGGTTTTGATATTGTTACTGAAGAAATCAATCTTTCCGATTTTGGAGAGACTGAAAAGAATTCCGAACAGAAAATATTCCCAATACTTCCCGTA from Chryseobacterium indologenes encodes the following:
- a CDS encoding peptidylprolyl isomerase, whose translation is MAILGQIRSKPWLLMGVIALALLAFLVNPDSIDKVFGKNPDVLGKVNGEKITREEFNDQLFVLQQQAEQQGRPKNGLEEQAWQLLVQSKLIKQQFEKLGFEMTDDYFWNQIQYDQMFAQNQQFFDEKGNFKTQELKKEIETLQNTNPQGYAQWLKTRKSIEYRLMARQVFTNISAGITTGKKEAEELMKERDQLADIDFVKVDYAAYLQKTKINVTTEDLANYIKQHPVMFKAEPSRNLGIVYFPSKPSAADDAAALKEITKLYSGGTDASGGAENFQNTKNDSMFVMANSDSPFNPQYVKPTQLPATIQGQIATAAIGQTFGPYKEQNFYVVSKLVGKKTSDSTLSRHILIAFKGSPAGEGVTRSKEQAKKLADSIGAIVKATPAKFTEFLKLSNDPNSAAQGGSLGWTTPETPFVPEFLTYLANNPKGATGVVETQFGYHIINIEDKKSGSMGYKVANLVKEIKPSDATEAETDKNSRKFIQQVQGKSFNDFVNIAKKGNYQFTNPKAAKRFEGQLQGLGTEKDSDILTWAFDKKRSKGDTELFNVDGTGDKIVVYLNGKQEAGLADPESVRDQIEVIVKNKLAAKQISDKIAGAKASGLDQIAALFATTKQSAQVNLLNPSVNGAMEPKVAGAAFGVAKGKLSKPVEGGTGVYVLIKKSETINKQPGDLKQFTESISQRNAGMFGQAWLKSLQDNADIQDYRIEIWNKLGNQQQ